In the Manis javanica isolate MJ-LG chromosome 14, MJ_LKY, whole genome shotgun sequence genome, one interval contains:
- the CD14 gene encoding monocyte differentiation antigen CD14, whose amino-acid sequence MAPAPDLLLLLLLLLPPLLVSADAPEPCAVDDDDVRCVCNFTAQQPDWSSAFQCMAAVEVEIRGGGRSLEHFLKAADVDTKHYADMVRSLRLRRLTVGAAQIPAPLLGAFLRALGYSRLKQLALEDLDVTGTMPPPPLEAIGPALSTLSLRNVSWAAGGAWLAQLQQWLKPGLQVLGIEQAHSLAFPCAELRSFPALTTLDLSDNPGLGERGLGAALCPQKFPALRDLALRNAGMQTPEGVCVALAAAGVQPHSLDLSHNSLRATTAGAPGCVWPSALRSLNLSFAGLERVPKGLPAKLTVLDLSCNRLLRAPRPDELPKVSNLTLNGNPFLDPGAPKPQEDLMNSGVNPACVRSALAVGMSGTLALLQGARGLA is encoded by the exons ATG GCCCCCGCGCCcgacctgctgctgctgctgctgctgctgctgccgccgCTGCTCGTCTCCGCGGACGCGCCCGAGCCCTGCGCGGTGGACGACGACGACGTCCGCTGCGTCTGCAACTTCACCGCCCAGCAGCCCGACTGGTCCAGCGCCTTCCAGTGTATGGCTGCCGTCGAGGTGGAGATCCGTGGCGGCGGCCGCAGCCTGGAGCACTTTCTGAAGGCTGCCGACGTCGACACAAAGCACTACGCTGACATGGTCAGGTCTCTGCGCCTGCGGCGGCTCACGGTGGGCGCCGCCCAGATTCCTGCTCCGCTTCTGGGGGCCTTCCTGCGAGCGCTCGGGTACTCGCGGCTCAAACAGCTGGCGCTCGAGGACCTGGACGTAACTGGCACGATGCCGCCGCCGCCCCTGGAGGCCATTGGGCCTGCGCTCTCCACCCTCAGTCTCCGTAATGTGTCCTGGGCAGCGGGAGGTGCCTGGCTCGCCCAGCTGCAGCAGTGGCTCAAGCCAGGCCTCCAGGTACTGGGCATTGAGCAAGCACACTCGCTTGCCTTTCCCTGTGCAGAGCTCCGCAGCTTCCCTGCCCTCACCACCCTAGACCTGTCTGACAATCCGGGACTGGGCGAGCGCGGGCTGGGCGCGGCTCTCTGTCCGCAGAAGTTCCCGGCCCTCCGGGATCTAGCGCTTCGCAACGCGGGGATGCAGACGCCGGAAGGCGTGTGCGTGGCGTTGGCGGCTGCGGGTGTGCAACCCCACAGCCTAGATCTCAGCCACAACTCTCTGCGCGCCACCACCGCGGGCGCTCCCGGGTGCGTCTGGCCCAGTGCACTGAGGTCTCTCAACTTGTCGTTCGCTGGGCTGGAGAGGGTACCTAAAGGACTGCCGGCCAAGCTCACTGTGCTTGATCTCAGCTGCAACAGGCTGCTCAGGGCGCCTCGGCCAGACGAGCTGCCCAAGGTGAGTAACCTGACACTGAACGGGAATCCTTTTCTGGACCCTGGAGCCCCCAAGCCTCAAGAAGACCTGATGAACTCCGGTGTGAACCCAGCCTGTGTGCGCTCCGCCCTGGCAGTGGGGATGTCAGGAACTCTGGCGCTGCTTCAAGGGGCCAGGGGCTTGGCCTAA